A single genomic interval of Camelina sativa cultivar DH55 chromosome 11, Cs, whole genome shotgun sequence harbors:
- the LOC104727216 gene encoding uncharacterized protein LOC104727216 isoform X1: MEPPVLGDVNCEQIFKRAKDSYFAKDYVKALEVIEDLSLVQGEEDREHINALQAQIFMDLGQKTENTDVNAAYYLGCAECVSISPGSSSLAAISLFCLAEQLGSSVYYKKSVRKAKETLYNLTVNLNLQEDPEFAKREEKAMMSVIQNAESRIAESKTKTRVARKEEKGRDTRKSEPDFIKRLILYWAGLNVETKRNFMKVSTVELMSNVEGLYGSEGRDALEQLLTFARDERKWRFWMCRSCSTKFSSAEECKNHLEQEHRAKFTPDLTKCMPQRISKAWARKISVGGWEPVDTAAAIELIKNRLEDVKAFAYENGWSKGWPLAADEERSKLLKEIQILLVSFWDCKILSCSIRDLVMQFTVKHLEKLQVSKHTLTDCHLVETPQIICFCESGELNEILQFLKNIKCERDDGTDVVCRVVDNFWDGTRVKEKLDFDPQVSVLLLDKRLLQCKIARFDDEGTINVFDPSVHYANAHAQGGYILSWLVDNSVQDESFRFPMPIRMHNLDIWVAVLKAVQFTCRTLEITYVKKCQLLDYDAALTTAENLCIGEDVKRRNLQKDQWNSYASLLCDTCEEHLRRDAGKSLNTMIFLCAVQDVFKGATFPTFDFRICMNVIREHKDLSDDIVMKSINLLKLVVTNKVALKDSKFLLVESSRINLLNSLTRLSVFDYRYYILRPIKELILDGIIHMEHKENLAAAEADLKSEEKQEEKMKLPSKKKKNKNNKRTSTSMPSHLDKSVEHENSVNLELGNTPPSVKTAEEVLMEPDDTFSSERGLSEMTSNINNQEEATKGNLVVKELLNYMQIMPGEDSSSEHLGSVHEEATTRYNSVLDMVLKALCNIKVLKEDLVPNRQPFSDNLEEQVPRALRDFFAAFVSGEIEYEGLYNYLQSDLLASLEEVHSTLNDAAEVVVAILEFWQCWKSPQRESLVTRLFTIEEYERMKCSKCRKMPNYPEQRSYGVVMAADSIRDLKCAFGNIKFEDIIKVIRMEDKMLCDIKTRGCGKANFVRHTISRSPPIFTIVLEWEKNETEKEISETLEALDWEIDISRLYEGVEPNTVYRLVSVIGCGEEGEYICVAYKKNRWVSLRHETLAEEVVGKWKSVVKFCGKWGVRPEVLFYEVI; encoded by the exons ATGGAGCCTCCTGTTCTAGGAGATGTAAACTGCGAACAAATCTTCAAACGCGCCAAAGATTCCTACTTTGCGAAAGATTACGTCAAGGCGTTGGAGGTAATAGAAGATCTGTCTTTAGTCCAAGGGGAAGAAGACAGGGAGCATATTAATGCGCTACAAGCTCAGATCTTTATGGACCTAGGGCAAAAAACAGAGAACACTGATGTGAATGCTGCATACTACTTGGGTTGTGCAGAATGCGTTTCGATATCTCCTGGGTCGTCATCGTTGGCGGCAATTTCACTCTTCTGTCTGGCAGAACAACTTGGGTCATCCGTGTACTACAAGAAATCCGTGCGCAAAGCAAAAGAAACTTTGTACAATCTTACAGTGAATTTGAATTTGCAGGAGGACCCAGAATTTgccaagagagaagagaaagcaaTGATGTCTGTGATCCAAAATGCAGAGTCAAGAATTGCTGAATCCAAGACCAAGACACGAGTAgcaaggaaagaagaaaaaggtagGGATACAAGGAAGAGCGAGCCTGATTTCATCAAAAGATTGATCTTGTATTGGGCAGGTTTGAATGTTGAGACCAAACGGAACTTTATGAAAGTAAGCACTGTGGAACTTATGAGTAACGTTGAGGGATTATATGGTAGTGAAGGACGAGATGCGTTGGAGCAACTTCTTACTTTTGCAAGGGATGAGAGAAAATGGAGATTCTGGATGTGTCGTTCTTGTTCGACCAAGTTCTCTAGTGCTGAAGAATGTAAGAATCATCTTGAACAAGAGCATCGTGCAAAATTTACACCTGATTTGACAAAGTGTATGCCCCAAAGGATAAGTAAAGCCTGGGCTCGTAAGATATCTGTTGGAGGTTGGGAACCAGTGGATACAGCAGCTGCCATCGAACTGATCAAGAATCGTTTGGAAGATGTGAAAGCATTTGCCTATGAGAATGGATGGTCCAAAGGCTGGCCTTTAGCTGCAGATGAAGAGCGCAGTAAGTTACTCAAGGAAATTCAAATACTCCTTGTGTCGTTTTGGGACTGTAAGATTCTCTCTTGTAGCATTCGAGACTTGGTGATGCAATTTACGGTTAAGCATCTTGAAAAGCTTCAAGTTTCCAAGCATACTCTTACTGATTGTCACCTAGTGGAGACACCTCAGATTATCTGTTTTTGTGAATCTGGCGAACTCAATGAAATCCTGCAATTTCTTAAAAACATCAAGTGTGAAAGGGATGATGGTACAGATGTGGTTTGCAGAGTAGTCGACAATTTCTGGGATGGTACTCGAGTTAAAGAAAAGCTCGACTTTGACCCTCAGGTTTCAGTTCTGCTCCTGGATAAGAGACTGCTGCAATGCAAGATTGCTCGATTCGATGATGAAGGGACAATCAATGTCTTTGATCCCAGTGTTCACTATGCCAATGCACATGCTCAGGGAGGTTATATCTTATCCTGGTTAGTCGACAACTCTGTACAAGATGAGAGTTTTCGATTTCCCATGCCTATCAGGATGCACAATCTTGATATTTGGGTGGCTGTTCTGAAAGCCGTTCAGTTCACATGTAGGACTTTGGAAATTACATATGTAAAGAAGTGTCAGCTCCTAGATTATGATGCAGCTCTTACCACCGCCGAAAATTTGTGTATTGGCGAAGATGTAAAGAGGAGGAATTTACAGAAAGATCAATGGAACAGTTATGCATCTCTTCTATGTGATACATGTGAAGAGCATTTAAGGAGAGACGCTGGAAAATCCCTAAATACAATGATATTCTTGTGTGCAGTACAAGATGTTTTCAAAGGAGCAACATTTCCAACATTTGATTTTCGCATTTGCATGAATGTTATTCGTGAGCATAAAGATCTTAGTGATGACATTGTGATGAAGTCCATAAACCTTCTGAAATTAGTGGTCACCAACAAG GTTGCtctaaaagattcaaaatttttacTGGTTGAAAGTTCAAGGATTAATTTGCTGAATAGCCTCACCAGACTTTCTGTTTTTGACTATCGCTATTACATTCTTCGACCAATAAAAGAACTCATCCTG GATGGTATTATACATATGGAACACAAAGAAAATTTAGCTGCGGCAGAAGCAGATCTTAAATCCGAGGAAAAACAAGAGGAGAAGATGAAATTaccatcgaagaagaagaaaaataaaaacaacaag AGAACTTCAACGAGCATGCCTAGTCACCTTGATAAGAGTGTTGAACA TGAAAATTCTGTCAACCTTGAACTGGGAAATACACCTCCATCAGTAAAAACGGCCGAAGAAGTTCTTATGGAACCAGATGATACTTTTTCAAGTGAAAGGGGTCTATCGGAAATGACATCCAATATTAACAATCAAGAGGAAGCTACCAAAGGTAACCTGGTTGTAAAAGAGCTTCTCAATT ATATGCAAATCATGCCTGGAGAAGATTCATCGTCAGAACACCTGGGCTCAGTACATGAAGAAGCTACAACAAGATATAATTCAGTTCTTGACATGGTTCTTAAG GCCCTCTGTAACATTAAGGTTCTTAAAGAGGATCTGGTGCCCAATCGGCAACCATTTTCTGACAACTTGGAAGAACAAGTTCCTCGTGCATTACGAGATTTCTTTGCTGCTTTTGTCTCGGGGGAGATAGAATACGAAGGACTCTACAATTACCTTCAAAGCGACTTACTTGCTTCCTTAGAAGAAGTTCATTCCACG CTAAATGATGCTGCGGAGGTAGTCGTAGCCATCCTTGAGTTTTGGCAATGCTGGAAAAGTCCACAAAGAGAAAGCTTGGTAACTCGTCTTTTTACAATTGAAGAATATGAAAGAATGAAATGTAGCAAATGCAGAAAGATGCCAAATTATCCAGAGCAAAGGTCTTATGGCGTTGTTATGGCTGCAGATTCAATCAGAGACCTGAAG tGTGCTTTTGGCAATATAAAGTTTGAAGACATCATTAAAGTGATCCGTATGGAAGATAAAATGTTATGTGACATTAAAACAAGAGGGTGTGGAAAGGCAAACTTTGTTCGTCATACTATAAGTAGATCCCCGCCTATCTTCACAATTG TGTTGGAATGGGAGAAGAATGAAACTGAAAAAGAGATATCTGAAACGCTAGAGGCTTTAGACTGGGAGATAGATATCAGCAGGCTATACGAAGGCGTAGAACCAAACACAGTTTACCGGCTTGTGTCAGTG ATTGGTTgtggtgaagaaggagaataCATTTGCGTGGCTTATAAAAAGAACCGATGGGTCAGTCTCAGACATGAAACTCTAGCAGAAGAG GTTGTCGGTAAATGGAAGAGTGTGGTTAAATTCTGTGGAAAATGGGGGGTTCGGCCAGAGGTTCTGTTTTATGAAGTTATCTGA
- the LOC104727216 gene encoding uncharacterized protein LOC104727216 isoform X2, giving the protein MEPPVLGDVNCEQIFKRAKDSYFAKDYVKALEVIEDLSLVQGEEDREHINALQAQIFMDLGQKTENTDVNAAYYLGCAECVSISPGSSSLAAISLFCLAEQLGSSVYYKKSVRKAKETLYNLTVNLNLQEDPEFAKREEKAMMSVIQNAESRIAESKTKTRVARKEEKGRDTRKSEPDFIKRLILYWAGLNVETKRNFMKVSTVELMSNVEGLYGSEGRDALEQLLTFARDERKWRFWMCRSCSTKFSSAEECKNHLEQEHRAKFTPDLTKCMPQRISKAWARKISVGGWEPVDTAAAIELIKNRLEDVKAFAYENGWSKGWPLAADEERSKLLKEIQILLVSFWDCKILSCSIRDLVMQFTVKHLEKLQVSKHTLTDCHLVETPQIICFCESGELNEILQFLKNIKCERDDGTDVVCRVVDNFWDGTRVKEKLDFDPQVSVLLLDKRLLQCKIARFDDEGTINVFDPSVHYANAHAQGGYILSWLVDNSVQDESFRFPMPIRMHNLDIWVAVLKAVQFTCRTLEITYVKKCQLLDYDAALTTAENLCIGEDVKRRNLQKDQWNSYASLLCDTCEEHLRRDAGKSLNTMIFLCAVQDVFKGATFPTFDFRICMNVIREHKDLSDDIVMKSINLLKLVVTNKVALKDSKFLLVESSRINLLNSLTRLSVFDYRYYILRPIKELILDGIIHMEHKENLAAAEADLKSEEKQEEKMKLPSKKKKNKNNKRTSTSMPSHLDKSVEHENSVNLELGNTPPSVKTAEEVLMEPDDTFSSERGLSEMTSNINNQEEATKDMQIMPGEDSSSEHLGSVHEEATTRYNSVLDMVLKALCNIKVLKEDLVPNRQPFSDNLEEQVPRALRDFFAAFVSGEIEYEGLYNYLQSDLLASLEEVHSTLNDAAEVVVAILEFWQCWKSPQRESLVTRLFTIEEYERMKCSKCRKMPNYPEQRSYGVVMAADSIRDLKCAFGNIKFEDIIKVIRMEDKMLCDIKTRGCGKANFVRHTISRSPPIFTIVLEWEKNETEKEISETLEALDWEIDISRLYEGVEPNTVYRLVSVIGCGEEGEYICVAYKKNRWVSLRHETLAEEVVGKWKSVVKFCGKWGVRPEVLFYEVI; this is encoded by the exons ATGGAGCCTCCTGTTCTAGGAGATGTAAACTGCGAACAAATCTTCAAACGCGCCAAAGATTCCTACTTTGCGAAAGATTACGTCAAGGCGTTGGAGGTAATAGAAGATCTGTCTTTAGTCCAAGGGGAAGAAGACAGGGAGCATATTAATGCGCTACAAGCTCAGATCTTTATGGACCTAGGGCAAAAAACAGAGAACACTGATGTGAATGCTGCATACTACTTGGGTTGTGCAGAATGCGTTTCGATATCTCCTGGGTCGTCATCGTTGGCGGCAATTTCACTCTTCTGTCTGGCAGAACAACTTGGGTCATCCGTGTACTACAAGAAATCCGTGCGCAAAGCAAAAGAAACTTTGTACAATCTTACAGTGAATTTGAATTTGCAGGAGGACCCAGAATTTgccaagagagaagagaaagcaaTGATGTCTGTGATCCAAAATGCAGAGTCAAGAATTGCTGAATCCAAGACCAAGACACGAGTAgcaaggaaagaagaaaaaggtagGGATACAAGGAAGAGCGAGCCTGATTTCATCAAAAGATTGATCTTGTATTGGGCAGGTTTGAATGTTGAGACCAAACGGAACTTTATGAAAGTAAGCACTGTGGAACTTATGAGTAACGTTGAGGGATTATATGGTAGTGAAGGACGAGATGCGTTGGAGCAACTTCTTACTTTTGCAAGGGATGAGAGAAAATGGAGATTCTGGATGTGTCGTTCTTGTTCGACCAAGTTCTCTAGTGCTGAAGAATGTAAGAATCATCTTGAACAAGAGCATCGTGCAAAATTTACACCTGATTTGACAAAGTGTATGCCCCAAAGGATAAGTAAAGCCTGGGCTCGTAAGATATCTGTTGGAGGTTGGGAACCAGTGGATACAGCAGCTGCCATCGAACTGATCAAGAATCGTTTGGAAGATGTGAAAGCATTTGCCTATGAGAATGGATGGTCCAAAGGCTGGCCTTTAGCTGCAGATGAAGAGCGCAGTAAGTTACTCAAGGAAATTCAAATACTCCTTGTGTCGTTTTGGGACTGTAAGATTCTCTCTTGTAGCATTCGAGACTTGGTGATGCAATTTACGGTTAAGCATCTTGAAAAGCTTCAAGTTTCCAAGCATACTCTTACTGATTGTCACCTAGTGGAGACACCTCAGATTATCTGTTTTTGTGAATCTGGCGAACTCAATGAAATCCTGCAATTTCTTAAAAACATCAAGTGTGAAAGGGATGATGGTACAGATGTGGTTTGCAGAGTAGTCGACAATTTCTGGGATGGTACTCGAGTTAAAGAAAAGCTCGACTTTGACCCTCAGGTTTCAGTTCTGCTCCTGGATAAGAGACTGCTGCAATGCAAGATTGCTCGATTCGATGATGAAGGGACAATCAATGTCTTTGATCCCAGTGTTCACTATGCCAATGCACATGCTCAGGGAGGTTATATCTTATCCTGGTTAGTCGACAACTCTGTACAAGATGAGAGTTTTCGATTTCCCATGCCTATCAGGATGCACAATCTTGATATTTGGGTGGCTGTTCTGAAAGCCGTTCAGTTCACATGTAGGACTTTGGAAATTACATATGTAAAGAAGTGTCAGCTCCTAGATTATGATGCAGCTCTTACCACCGCCGAAAATTTGTGTATTGGCGAAGATGTAAAGAGGAGGAATTTACAGAAAGATCAATGGAACAGTTATGCATCTCTTCTATGTGATACATGTGAAGAGCATTTAAGGAGAGACGCTGGAAAATCCCTAAATACAATGATATTCTTGTGTGCAGTACAAGATGTTTTCAAAGGAGCAACATTTCCAACATTTGATTTTCGCATTTGCATGAATGTTATTCGTGAGCATAAAGATCTTAGTGATGACATTGTGATGAAGTCCATAAACCTTCTGAAATTAGTGGTCACCAACAAG GTTGCtctaaaagattcaaaatttttacTGGTTGAAAGTTCAAGGATTAATTTGCTGAATAGCCTCACCAGACTTTCTGTTTTTGACTATCGCTATTACATTCTTCGACCAATAAAAGAACTCATCCTG GATGGTATTATACATATGGAACACAAAGAAAATTTAGCTGCGGCAGAAGCAGATCTTAAATCCGAGGAAAAACAAGAGGAGAAGATGAAATTaccatcgaagaagaagaaaaataaaaacaacaag AGAACTTCAACGAGCATGCCTAGTCACCTTGATAAGAGTGTTGAACA TGAAAATTCTGTCAACCTTGAACTGGGAAATACACCTCCATCAGTAAAAACGGCCGAAGAAGTTCTTATGGAACCAGATGATACTTTTTCAAGTGAAAGGGGTCTATCGGAAATGACATCCAATATTAACAATCAAGAGGAAGCTACCAAAG ATATGCAAATCATGCCTGGAGAAGATTCATCGTCAGAACACCTGGGCTCAGTACATGAAGAAGCTACAACAAGATATAATTCAGTTCTTGACATGGTTCTTAAG GCCCTCTGTAACATTAAGGTTCTTAAAGAGGATCTGGTGCCCAATCGGCAACCATTTTCTGACAACTTGGAAGAACAAGTTCCTCGTGCATTACGAGATTTCTTTGCTGCTTTTGTCTCGGGGGAGATAGAATACGAAGGACTCTACAATTACCTTCAAAGCGACTTACTTGCTTCCTTAGAAGAAGTTCATTCCACG CTAAATGATGCTGCGGAGGTAGTCGTAGCCATCCTTGAGTTTTGGCAATGCTGGAAAAGTCCACAAAGAGAAAGCTTGGTAACTCGTCTTTTTACAATTGAAGAATATGAAAGAATGAAATGTAGCAAATGCAGAAAGATGCCAAATTATCCAGAGCAAAGGTCTTATGGCGTTGTTATGGCTGCAGATTCAATCAGAGACCTGAAG tGTGCTTTTGGCAATATAAAGTTTGAAGACATCATTAAAGTGATCCGTATGGAAGATAAAATGTTATGTGACATTAAAACAAGAGGGTGTGGAAAGGCAAACTTTGTTCGTCATACTATAAGTAGATCCCCGCCTATCTTCACAATTG TGTTGGAATGGGAGAAGAATGAAACTGAAAAAGAGATATCTGAAACGCTAGAGGCTTTAGACTGGGAGATAGATATCAGCAGGCTATACGAAGGCGTAGAACCAAACACAGTTTACCGGCTTGTGTCAGTG ATTGGTTgtggtgaagaaggagaataCATTTGCGTGGCTTATAAAAAGAACCGATGGGTCAGTCTCAGACATGAAACTCTAGCAGAAGAG GTTGTCGGTAAATGGAAGAGTGTGGTTAAATTCTGTGGAAAATGGGGGGTTCGGCCAGAGGTTCTGTTTTATGAAGTTATCTGA
- the LOC104727216 gene encoding uncharacterized protein LOC104727216 isoform X3 gives MEPPVLGDVNCEQIFKRAKDSYFAKDYVKALEVIEDLSLVQGEEDREHINALQAQIFMDLGQKTENTDVNAAYYLGCAECVSISPGSSSLAAISLFCLAEQLGSSVYYKKSVRKAKETLYNLTVNLNLQEDPEFAKREEKAMMSVIQNAESRIAESKTKTRVARKEEKGRDTRKSEPDFIKRLILYWAGLNVETKRNFMKVSTVELMSNVEGLYGSEGRDALEQLLTFARDERKWRFWMCRSCSTKFSSAEECKNHLEQEHRAKFTPDLTKCMPQRISKAWARKISVGGWEPVDTAAAIELIKNRLEDVKAFAYENGWSKGWPLAADEERSKLLKEIQILLVSFWDCKILSCSIRDLVMQFTVKHLEKLQVSKHTLTDCHLVETPQIICFCESGELNEILQFLKNIKCERDDGTDVVCRVVDNFWDGTRVKEKLDFDPQVSVLLLDKRLLQCKIARFDDEGTINVFDPSVHYANAHAQGGYILSWLVDNSVQDESFRFPMPIRMHNLDIWVAVLKAVQFTCRTLEITYVKKCQLLDYDAALTTAENLCIGEDVKRRNLQKDQWNSYASLLCDTCEEHLRRDAGKSLNTMIFLCAVQDVFKGATFPTFDFRICMNVIREHKDLSDDIVMKSINLLKLVVTNKVALKDSKFLLVESSRINLLNSLTRLSVFDYRYYILRPIKELILDGIIHMEHKENLAAAEADLKSEEKQEEKMKLPSKKKKNKNNKRTSTSMPSHLDKSVEHENSVNLELGNTPPSVKTAEEVLMEPDDTFSSERGLSEMTSNINNQEEATKGNLVVKELLNYMQIMPGEDSSSEHLGSVHEEATTRYNSVLDMVLKALCNIKVLKEDLVPNRQPFSDNLEEQVPRALRDFFAAFVSGEIEYEGLYNYLQSDLLASLEEVHSTVSK, from the exons ATGGAGCCTCCTGTTCTAGGAGATGTAAACTGCGAACAAATCTTCAAACGCGCCAAAGATTCCTACTTTGCGAAAGATTACGTCAAGGCGTTGGAGGTAATAGAAGATCTGTCTTTAGTCCAAGGGGAAGAAGACAGGGAGCATATTAATGCGCTACAAGCTCAGATCTTTATGGACCTAGGGCAAAAAACAGAGAACACTGATGTGAATGCTGCATACTACTTGGGTTGTGCAGAATGCGTTTCGATATCTCCTGGGTCGTCATCGTTGGCGGCAATTTCACTCTTCTGTCTGGCAGAACAACTTGGGTCATCCGTGTACTACAAGAAATCCGTGCGCAAAGCAAAAGAAACTTTGTACAATCTTACAGTGAATTTGAATTTGCAGGAGGACCCAGAATTTgccaagagagaagagaaagcaaTGATGTCTGTGATCCAAAATGCAGAGTCAAGAATTGCTGAATCCAAGACCAAGACACGAGTAgcaaggaaagaagaaaaaggtagGGATACAAGGAAGAGCGAGCCTGATTTCATCAAAAGATTGATCTTGTATTGGGCAGGTTTGAATGTTGAGACCAAACGGAACTTTATGAAAGTAAGCACTGTGGAACTTATGAGTAACGTTGAGGGATTATATGGTAGTGAAGGACGAGATGCGTTGGAGCAACTTCTTACTTTTGCAAGGGATGAGAGAAAATGGAGATTCTGGATGTGTCGTTCTTGTTCGACCAAGTTCTCTAGTGCTGAAGAATGTAAGAATCATCTTGAACAAGAGCATCGTGCAAAATTTACACCTGATTTGACAAAGTGTATGCCCCAAAGGATAAGTAAAGCCTGGGCTCGTAAGATATCTGTTGGAGGTTGGGAACCAGTGGATACAGCAGCTGCCATCGAACTGATCAAGAATCGTTTGGAAGATGTGAAAGCATTTGCCTATGAGAATGGATGGTCCAAAGGCTGGCCTTTAGCTGCAGATGAAGAGCGCAGTAAGTTACTCAAGGAAATTCAAATACTCCTTGTGTCGTTTTGGGACTGTAAGATTCTCTCTTGTAGCATTCGAGACTTGGTGATGCAATTTACGGTTAAGCATCTTGAAAAGCTTCAAGTTTCCAAGCATACTCTTACTGATTGTCACCTAGTGGAGACACCTCAGATTATCTGTTTTTGTGAATCTGGCGAACTCAATGAAATCCTGCAATTTCTTAAAAACATCAAGTGTGAAAGGGATGATGGTACAGATGTGGTTTGCAGAGTAGTCGACAATTTCTGGGATGGTACTCGAGTTAAAGAAAAGCTCGACTTTGACCCTCAGGTTTCAGTTCTGCTCCTGGATAAGAGACTGCTGCAATGCAAGATTGCTCGATTCGATGATGAAGGGACAATCAATGTCTTTGATCCCAGTGTTCACTATGCCAATGCACATGCTCAGGGAGGTTATATCTTATCCTGGTTAGTCGACAACTCTGTACAAGATGAGAGTTTTCGATTTCCCATGCCTATCAGGATGCACAATCTTGATATTTGGGTGGCTGTTCTGAAAGCCGTTCAGTTCACATGTAGGACTTTGGAAATTACATATGTAAAGAAGTGTCAGCTCCTAGATTATGATGCAGCTCTTACCACCGCCGAAAATTTGTGTATTGGCGAAGATGTAAAGAGGAGGAATTTACAGAAAGATCAATGGAACAGTTATGCATCTCTTCTATGTGATACATGTGAAGAGCATTTAAGGAGAGACGCTGGAAAATCCCTAAATACAATGATATTCTTGTGTGCAGTACAAGATGTTTTCAAAGGAGCAACATTTCCAACATTTGATTTTCGCATTTGCATGAATGTTATTCGTGAGCATAAAGATCTTAGTGATGACATTGTGATGAAGTCCATAAACCTTCTGAAATTAGTGGTCACCAACAAG GTTGCtctaaaagattcaaaatttttacTGGTTGAAAGTTCAAGGATTAATTTGCTGAATAGCCTCACCAGACTTTCTGTTTTTGACTATCGCTATTACATTCTTCGACCAATAAAAGAACTCATCCTG GATGGTATTATACATATGGAACACAAAGAAAATTTAGCTGCGGCAGAAGCAGATCTTAAATCCGAGGAAAAACAAGAGGAGAAGATGAAATTaccatcgaagaagaagaaaaataaaaacaacaag AGAACTTCAACGAGCATGCCTAGTCACCTTGATAAGAGTGTTGAACA TGAAAATTCTGTCAACCTTGAACTGGGAAATACACCTCCATCAGTAAAAACGGCCGAAGAAGTTCTTATGGAACCAGATGATACTTTTTCAAGTGAAAGGGGTCTATCGGAAATGACATCCAATATTAACAATCAAGAGGAAGCTACCAAAGGTAACCTGGTTGTAAAAGAGCTTCTCAATT ATATGCAAATCATGCCTGGAGAAGATTCATCGTCAGAACACCTGGGCTCAGTACATGAAGAAGCTACAACAAGATATAATTCAGTTCTTGACATGGTTCTTAAG GCCCTCTGTAACATTAAGGTTCTTAAAGAGGATCTGGTGCCCAATCGGCAACCATTTTCTGACAACTTGGAAGAACAAGTTCCTCGTGCATTACGAGATTTCTTTGCTGCTTTTGTCTCGGGGGAGATAGAATACGAAGGACTCTACAATTACCTTCAAAGCGACTTACTTGCTTCCTTAGAAGAAGTTCATTCCACGGTTT CTAAATGA